A stretch of DNA from Fusobacterium mortiferum ATCC 9817:
TAAATCCTAATTCATATAGAGTGTCCAACCAATCAAGGTTAGTTCCAATAGCTCTAAGTCCCTCTACTCCCATAAGGACACTTAGTTTTTCCTCTACAATTCCTCTATTAAAATCTCCTTTTTTCTTGATAATATTAAATATATCAGAATTATTTTTTATTTCATGAATTGTAGAGTTGATTAGATGAAACATCTCTTTTTCATCATCTTGTCCCTCTCTATGCTCAAGATAAGCTATAAAAATTCCCCCTATAATATGACCAGCCTTAAGTCTATCATAGTGATATTTTTTTACAATATTTTCCTCTCCTAATTTTCTTTTTTCTGCTACATCATACCAAATATCAGCATGTCCATCAAAAATCTTCATAGTGCCCCCTTTATGTTCTACTTATCTATTATTTAGAAGAAAATTATCTCTGCCTCTGCTTCATACCAAGGTCCCTCTTCATCTTCTCCCTCAGTTACAAAAAATTCTATCTGTACATCTTCTAAAGTGATTCCTACTGAATGAAGTTCGTCATCTTGGAAGAACTCTATTTTTTTAAATTTTGTATTCTCAAGCCTTTCAGCTATATCTTCTCTAGTTCCAGCTAATTCTATTAAATCCTCTTCAAGAGTGTAACCTCTTTTTTCAAACTCTTTAGCTATTGTTCCTATTTTTTTTAATAATTTTTCAGATAACATCTATACACCTACCTCAATTTAAAAATTGTTTTTAATTTATTGAATTTTTTTACTATTGTCAATATAAATTTTATTTTTTTCATTTCCATTGGAATTTTATCTAAAGCTTTTTCCATTTGTTTTTCTATCTCTTCTTCAGTTAAATTTTTTTTCAAAGTAACTCCTTTCATAAATATTAACACTTTCTATTATCTATTATATAATATATTTAATCTATTGAAAATAGGTATTTAAAAAAATTAATTTTTCTTTAAATGATTCTTAGAATGTGATATAATTTAATGTAGAAAATAATTTGCAGAAGGTTTTTGCTAGAATAACAAGGAGAGATAATGTTTTTTATAGGAGTCTTTGGTATAGGAAATAAAAATAAAAATTTAGGTGAGGTTACTTTCAAATGTACAGGCTGTATAGGAGATAAGTTTTCTTTGTTGGAATTAAGTAGAAGTTTTGATATCTTTTTTATTCCAGTTTTTAAATATAGTAAAGAGTATATTATAGTTTGTAATAAGTGTAGAAGTGTTTATAAATTAAAAAATGACTCCATTACAAAGGTTTTAGAAAAAAGAGAAGTAGAGTACGAAGATATTGAAAAAATAATATTAGAAACAAATACCTGTCCCTATTGTGGTACTAATATAGCTGGTAGTTTCTCTTATTGTCCAAAATGTGGAAAATCTTTAAAGGATTAAGTTTATTAATGGAGGTAAAAAATTGATTTTAACAACATTAAAAGGTGTAATTACAGGACTAATACTTTCTCTACCATTTGGACCTGTAGGTATATACTGTATGGAAAAAACTATGATAGAAGGGCAAAAAAAAGGATATATTTCAGCTTTAGGAATGGTAACAATTGATATTTTTTATGGACTTATAGCTCTTTTATTTATAACTAATGTGGAAGATTTTATTGTAAAGTATGAATCTTGGTTACAAATATTAGTAGCTATTTTCCTTCTTTTTATAGGGTGGAAAAAATTTGAAAAGAGAGAAAAAATAAAAAAGATAGAGTGTACTCCAAGTGGAATGATAAAAGATTATTTTACAACATTTTTTTTAGCATTAGCAAATATTTCTGGAATATTTACTATACTTGTAATTTTTACAACATTACAAGTACATTCAGAGGAACCATCAATAGTAGCACCTTTTATAGCTACAGGAATATTTTTAGGTGGAGCTACTGAATGGTTTATTACAACATATATTATTGCTAATTTTACTAAAGTATTACATGAGGAAAGGCTTATAAAAATATCTCAAATTTCAGGAGGAATTATTTTCGCTTTTGGAATACTGATACTAGCAAAATGTATTTTAAAGATTTTATAAGAGGAGTAGAGAATGGAAAATAGAGAGTTTGATAAATATGTAACTTATGATGAAAAAAATAAAAATATAAAGATAGCAGTAGCTATGAGTGGTGGAGTGGATTCTTCTACTGTAGCATATATTTTAAAAAAACAAGGATATGATTTAATAGGAATAACTATGAGAACTTGTAATCCTGAAGACGAAGATGCTAAAAAAGTATGTGAGGATTTAGGAATTCCTCACTATGTATTAGATGCAACAAAAGAGTTTAAAACTAAAGTTATGGATTATTTTATAGAGGAGTATTTACAAGGTAAAACACCTAATCCATGTATGGTTTGTAACAAGCATATAAAATTTGGAATGCTTATAGATTTTGCTCGTTCAAAGGGAGCTGACTTTATGGCAACAGGACACTATACACAATTAAAAGATGGAGTTTTATCAATGGGAGATGACCCAAACAAAGACCAAGTATATTTTCTTTCGCAAATTAATAAAGAAAATTTAAAATATTTAATGTTCCCAATTGGAGATTTAGAGAAACCAAAAGTAAGAGAGTTAGCTGAGCAATTAGGAGTAAGGGTATATGCTAAAAAAGACTCTCAAGAGATATGCTTTGTAGAAGATGGAAAACTAAAAGAGTTTTTACTTGAAAATACAAAGGGAAGAGCTGGGAAAAAAGGAAATATTGTTACAACTGATGGGAAAGTTTTGGGAAAACACAATGGATTAGCATTTTATACAATTGGACAAAGAAAAGGACTTGGAATATCTCAAGAAAAACCTCTATATGTAATAGAGTTAGATAGTAAAAATAATAATGTAATAGTAGGAGATAATGAGCAACTATTTAAAGGTGAACTTATTGCTGAAAATGTAAATTTAATATCTTTTGATAGATTAGAGGAATTAAATGGAGTGGTTTGTTGGGCAAAAACTCGTTCAAGAGATAAATTACATAAATGTCAACTGGAAGTTTTAGAAAATGGAAATGTAAAAGTAAGATTTATAGAGGATAAAGTAAGGGCAGTAACTCCAGGACAAGGAGTAGTTTTCTATAATGAAGAGAAAAAAGTTTTAGGAAGTGGATTTATAATTTAAGGATATACAGAGGTGGATTATGACAATCAATAGAGTAAAGTATTATTATTTTAGTCCTACAAATACAACAAAAAAAGTTGTAGAAAAGATAGCTAGAGGGATAGGAAAAGATATAATAGAGGAAAATATTACTTTTATAGAGAAAAATAGTAAAGAGTATGTAAATGAAGAGGATACTCTTGTAATAGTAGGAGTTCCTGTCTATGGTGGTAGAGTTCCTCAAATAATATTGGAAACTTTAAGAGGAATAAAGGGTAGTGGGTATGCTGTTCCTGTAGTAGTATATGGAAATAGAGCTTATGAAGATGCTCTTGTAGAGTTAGAGGATATATTAGAAAAAAATGGTTTTTCTATTTTAGCTGGAGGAGCTTTTATAGGTGAACACTCATATACTAGAAAAGTTGGAACTAATAGACCTGATAGTAATGATTTAGATATAGCTTTTAATTTTGGAAAAAAAATAGCAGAAAAGATAGAGAGAGAAGATTATTTTAGGCCAAATCTTTTAGGTAATCGTCCATATAAACCAGATATGCCAGTAAGAGTATTTGCTCCTGCTTCTAATGATAAATGTATTTTATGTAAAAAATGTTGGAAAGTATGTCCAGTAGGAGCTATTGATAGTAATAATCCTACAAATGTGGATATAGAAAAATGTATACACTGTTATGCTTGTATAAAAATTTGTGAATTTGAGGGAAGAGAGGTAATAAATAATCCTGTTCAACCTATAATAGAGATGTTAGAAAGCAAATTTAGAGAGAGAAAAGAGCCAGAACTATTTCTTTAAATAAAAAAATAAGAGAAGAAATTATTATCTGAACTTAGAAGTTTGGAATGATAATTTCTTCTTTTTTATTTTATATTTTGAAAAGATTATATTAAATAATTTTAAAATAAAAATTAACTTTATTTGTTATAAAAGTACTATAAACAATTAAAAAGTTTATAAAAATTATTTTACAGGAAAAATAAAAAATAGTATAATAACAAAGAATGACTAAAAATGGAGGAAAGAAAGTATGAAAAAATTGATATTAAGTTTTTTATTAGCTTGTACTACTCTATCATTTTCTAATGAGATGAAAGAGTATGATGGAAAAGGAGGAGGGTTTTCTGGAGATATACAATTAAAAGTTGTAACAGATGGAGAGAAAATAGAAGATATAAAGTTAATATCTGATAAAGAAACTTCTCATATTATCTCAAGAGCTTTTCCTATAATGAAAGAAAGAATTTTAAAAGCACAATCTCCAATAGTTGACAGTGTATCAGGAGCAACTTATACTTCAACAGGAATAAAAAGAGCAGTAGGACAAGCAATGAAAAAAGCTGGGAAAGATTTTGGAAGAATAAACTTTAAAACTTCAGCACCAGAGCAACCAGTAGCATATTTAGAGCCTGTAAATACAGATTTAGTAATTATAGGTGGAGGACCAGCTGGATTAACGGCAGCTATCTCAGCTAAGGAAGGTGGACTCAATAATATAATTTTAATTGAAAAAATGGATATTTTAAGTGGAAATGGTAAATATGATATGAACTTCTATGATTTAATAAACTCAGAAGCTCAAAGAAAAGCAGGAGTAGAGGACTCTGTTGAAAAATTAATAGCAGATAATAGCAATCCACTTGATACTCCAGAGCGTATAAGAGCTCAAGCAGAGGGAGCGTATGTGCTAGATAATTGGCTTAGAGGTATGGGAATAGAATTAAATTACTATTATGGAAGTAGAGGACATATGGCTGAAAAAGATGCCTACGCAGGAGCTCATATCCAAGATAAGATGGAGAAAAGAGTAAAAGAGTTAGGAATAGATGTTCGTACTGGGACAAAAGGACTTGACTTAATAATGAAGGATGGTAAGGTATCAGGAGTAAAAGTACAAAATAAAAATAATTTCTATGATATAAACTCTAAGGCAGTTATTATAGCTACTGGAGGATTTTCAGCTAATAAAGAGCTGTTAAAGAGATATGTTCCTGGTTCAGAAGTTTTTCAAACATCTAACCAAATAGGAGCTACTGGAGATTTTATACCAGTATTTGAAAAAAATAATTTTAAAGTAGAAAACCTAGAAGTATTAAATATATTCCCATTTATTATCAGTAAAACAAGAGATTTAACAGGTGGGGGAGATGGATTCATTCTAGTTAATAAAGATGGAAAAAGATTTACAAGTGAAAGTATAACTTATGCTACTAGATTTGAAACAGCTCAAAAGATTTTAGCTCAAAAAGATTCTGCGGCTTTTTATATCTATGACCAAAGATTATATGATTCAAGTTATCGTTTACAAAAATATACAGCTTTAGGATATCATACAAAAGCCCAAACTTTAGATGAGTTGGCAGATAAATTAGGAATTGATAAAAATAATTTAAAAGTTACTGTGGAAGAGTTTAATAAAGCTGTAAGAGGAGAGAAGAAAGATGAATTTAGAGAGAAACCTACTAAATTTGAATTTGCTTCACAAGGACCTTATTATGGAGTACAAGTAGAATCAGCTGTACATATGACAAGAGGTGGAGTAGTAGCTGATGAAAAAACACAAGTAATAGATAATAATAATCAAGTAGTAGAGGGAGTATACGCTGCTGGAGAAGTAGCTAATAGTAACTCTGGAGCTTATAGTGCTGCTGTTATATTTGGACGTATTGCAGGACAAGAGGCTGCTAAATATATCAATAAATAAAAGTATAGGAGCTGATATA
This window harbors:
- a CDS encoding zinc-ribbon domain-containing protein, producing MFFIGVFGIGNKNKNLGEVTFKCTGCIGDKFSLLELSRSFDIFFIPVFKYSKEYIIVCNKCRSVYKLKNDSITKVLEKREVEYEDIEKIILETNTCPYCGTNIAGSFSYCPKCGKSLKD
- a CDS encoding LysE family translocator, with product MILTTLKGVITGLILSLPFGPVGIYCMEKTMIEGQKKGYISALGMVTIDIFYGLIALLFITNVEDFIVKYESWLQILVAIFLLFIGWKKFEKREKIKKIECTPSGMIKDYFTTFFLALANISGIFTILVIFTTLQVHSEEPSIVAPFIATGIFLGGATEWFITTYIIANFTKVLHEERLIKISQISGGIIFAFGILILAKCILKIL
- the mnmA gene encoding tRNA 2-thiouridine(34) synthase MnmA, translated to MENREFDKYVTYDEKNKNIKIAVAMSGGVDSSTVAYILKKQGYDLIGITMRTCNPEDEDAKKVCEDLGIPHYVLDATKEFKTKVMDYFIEEYLQGKTPNPCMVCNKHIKFGMLIDFARSKGADFMATGHYTQLKDGVLSMGDDPNKDQVYFLSQINKENLKYLMFPIGDLEKPKVRELAEQLGVRVYAKKDSQEICFVEDGKLKEFLLENTKGRAGKKGNIVTTDGKVLGKHNGLAFYTIGQRKGLGISQEKPLYVIELDSKNNNVIVGDNEQLFKGELIAENVNLISFDRLEELNGVVCWAKTRSRDKLHKCQLEVLENGNVKVRFIEDKVRAVTPGQGVVFYNEEKKVLGSGFII
- a CDS encoding EFR1 family ferrodoxin (N-terminal region resembles flavodoxins. C-terminal ferrodoxin region binds two 4Fe-4S clusters.) produces the protein MTINRVKYYYFSPTNTTKKVVEKIARGIGKDIIEENITFIEKNSKEYVNEEDTLVIVGVPVYGGRVPQIILETLRGIKGSGYAVPVVVYGNRAYEDALVELEDILEKNGFSILAGGAFIGEHSYTRKVGTNRPDSNDLDIAFNFGKKIAEKIEREDYFRPNLLGNRPYKPDMPVRVFAPASNDKCILCKKCWKVCPVGAIDSNNPTNVDIEKCIHCYACIKICEFEGREVINNPVQPIIEMLESKFRERKEPELFL
- a CDS encoding FAD-binding protein — protein: MKKLILSFLLACTTLSFSNEMKEYDGKGGGFSGDIQLKVVTDGEKIEDIKLISDKETSHIISRAFPIMKERILKAQSPIVDSVSGATYTSTGIKRAVGQAMKKAGKDFGRINFKTSAPEQPVAYLEPVNTDLVIIGGGPAGLTAAISAKEGGLNNIILIEKMDILSGNGKYDMNFYDLINSEAQRKAGVEDSVEKLIADNSNPLDTPERIRAQAEGAYVLDNWLRGMGIELNYYYGSRGHMAEKDAYAGAHIQDKMEKRVKELGIDVRTGTKGLDLIMKDGKVSGVKVQNKNNFYDINSKAVIIATGGFSANKELLKRYVPGSEVFQTSNQIGATGDFIPVFEKNNFKVENLEVLNIFPFIISKTRDLTGGGDGFILVNKDGKRFTSESITYATRFETAQKILAQKDSAAFYIYDQRLYDSSYRLQKYTALGYHTKAQTLDELADKLGIDKNNLKVTVEEFNKAVRGEKKDEFREKPTKFEFASQGPYYGVQVESAVHMTRGGVVADEKTQVIDNNNQVVEGVYAAGEVANSNSGAYSAAVIFGRIAGQEAAKYINK